A region of the Clupea harengus chromosome 7, Ch_v2.0.2, whole genome shotgun sequence genome:
TGCAAAAAGTTCTGtagtttttcagtgtttttttttttttttagttctccTGCACATCTCAGATGCTCTCCTTCTGGAATGTCTGATAGCCCACACGAGCCCCATTCAGAGGCTGCTCCTTCCCCTCCGACGACGCCTCATCTGGGATGGGACTCGCCCCTTCCTCTGCCTCCGGGGAGGGGCATTTGGAACGGTGAGGTTTACGGACAGGGGGCCCCTCCGCCTGCCAGGTGGAGCCCTCGGAGCCCTCCGGCAGGTACAGGAGGGTCTGAGAGGTGCTGCTCACCTCCCTCAGGTCGCGAGAGGCCAGGGACCCCCCGTCCCGTGAGATGATGGACGACAGCTGCTGCTGGGACCCCCCGTCCCGGCAGTGGAAGGTCCCCTGGCGGCCCCCCTGTTGCCCTGGGTGACAGGCCCCCACCTTGCAGAAGAGGCACTTGATGTGCTGGATaagcttcaggagcacagctTTCCTAAGCAGGATGTATATCCAAGGGTCAAGGATGGGGTTGACTGAGGCAATCCGGATGGCTTGGAGATCAGGGTTCTTCTCaatcctcttctccacctctgtcAGGTACAGCTGGTTGATGAACACCTGGGCCTGGTGTGAAACCATGGGGAGAACAATCAACAGGAGAAACTGGTTGGATAAACCAAATGAACAGAGAGCATTGATTGGATATGTAGACTGAAGTAGTGACTAACGCAGCATGCTTATCACAATGGATCATGGAGATCCAACACTGACGGCTGGACAGACACTTGACACAGTGTGATGTTAACATAAAAAGACAAAGCAAGCATTTGTCTAGAAACTTATCATTAGATAACTGAACATGGTACTGTATGACCACAGCCCTAGCGTTTCTCTTGGAGGGAAGAGAGTTGTTTCCTTTTTGCTGCTGTAATCCCTCACAACAAGTACGAGCACATATCTGACGGATAAGACAAGAATGTGCTACACAGAATAACTTCAAGAGAATGCCATTTTTGAATGCGAACCTATTTCGCAGACGTCAAAATAACATGGGTTGAACTGATCAATTTTGGAGACAATGTTACTGtaacattgtgtgttttttaggtctTCCGACAGATTTAGTGACATGACATCATCAGACACAATAGGGATTCTTCCTGTTGAGTCGCAAACAACAGGACTGATATCTGCCAAAAGAACAGCCATCTGCTTTTCTAAGACTTATGGGCAACGCAACTCCACGACCAAACTACTCCAAGACCGAAGCCTGGAAGAACCTTAAATCTATTTCACAATAAGATCTGAgcaagtttctgtgtgtgtgtgtgtgtgtgtgtgtgtctgcatgtgtgtgtgggtatggatGCAGACGtaattattttctgtttttcttgcaCTTTCCCTCAACAAATCCCTAAGCCACATTTGACTGCGTGAGGACTTTTCATGCGTTTCTGATAGCCTCTTAACATTCCTAGAATGTGGAAACATTTATCCCTACTGCAATGCAAACACATGACTTCCAGTGCTTTCTATTCAAACTCAATAACTGTTATCTGCCTGCTGTAAATCACCAATGTCATGAAGGAagccaaacaacaaacaaacgacCTTTACTGAGAGTTTGAAGTAAAATAGAGTTCTAAAGATATCGGAAAACTTGCTTAAAGTGTAAGGAACTGTTACTCCCCACCCTATTCAACCAACTGGTGTTACATGTTATTGGGTACGTTTTACAGTAACACACTCAAATTCTTGATAGTTATGACAGTATACATGTGGCCTGATGATAAGTAGGTGGTTCTGCGTTTCAGCCACAGCTAAACCGCCGTGTTTGCCTAAATGGGGGTATCCTGAAAAATATACATGTTTATGTTTGCGTAAGTGTGCTTAAAGTTAAGCACCATTTATTGGACACTTACAACAAGAGGAATTGAACAAATTAGGATGACGACAGACGTGCAAATCAGCAGTATGACCATTTGGATTTCTGCACCCGCCAAGCGACCGAAGCTGCGTCTTTTCCCGATATCTGAGCCGCTGCTGCGTCCCGGTTCATTCCCGAGCGACATCCTCCGCACGAATCTCCGGTGCATTCGGATCAGAGCCCCGCACACCAGCACGTTACAGATCACCGTAACTAGGATGAGGACAGAGCTGAACCCCGCGTACATGTACGAGTAGACTGCGTTCGTCGTCACGTTACTCCTCCAGTCAATGAAACACCAGGTTTGCGGGTACTGCATTTTCACCTCTCCAAAGCCCATGCTGGGTAACGCGCAGAAAAGTATGTTGGATACATATATGCCGAAGAGTGTGAAGCCTGCCAGTTTCTGATTGACATATTCATTGTAAAAATAAGCATGGTTGATTGCCAGGTATCTCTCTATCGACATAGCACATATTAAACTAAGTCCGgccaatgaaaagaaaagcaagACAAATCCGAAATATTGGCAGAGCGGGTCCCCGTCCGGCCACGAGCCTTTGACATATGTAGCGATGGTGACGGGGCTGGCTAAGATGGTTCCCAAAAGATCCGTAACAGCAAGCCCACACACTAAAGTGTAAAACGTTGTCTCTT
Encoded here:
- the ptger4a gene encoding prostaglandin E receptor 4 (subtype EP4) a; amino-acid sequence: MEETSVSNTTVSSRSMIPTIPSVMFIFGVVGNVIAIVVLCKSRKEQKETTFYTLVCGLAVTDLLGTILASPVTIATYVKGSWPDGDPLCQYFGFVLLFFSLAGLSLICAMSIERYLAINHAYFYNEYVNQKLAGFTLFGIYVSNILFCALPSMGFGEVKMQYPQTWCFIDWRSNVTTNAVYSYMYAGFSSVLILVTVICNVLVCGALIRMHRRFVRRMSLGNEPGRSSGSDIGKRRSFGRLAGAEIQMVILLICTSVVILICSIPLVAQVFINQLYLTEVEKRIEKNPDLQAIRIASVNPILDPWIYILLRKAVLLKLIQHIKCLFCKVGACHPGQQGGRQGTFHCRDGGSQQQLSSIISRDGGSLASRDLREVSSTSQTLLYLPEGSEGSTWQAEGPPVRKPHRSKCPSPEAEEGASPIPDEASSEGKEQPLNGARVGYQTFQKESI